From Erwinia sp. HDF1-3R, one genomic window encodes:
- the uvrB gene encoding excinuclease ABC subunit UvrB, with the protein MSKVFKLNSDFQPAGDQPEAIRRLEEGLEDGLAHQTLLGVTGSGKTFTVANVIADLNRPTMVLAPNKTLAAQLYGEMKEFFPDNAVEYFVSYYDYYQPEAYVPSSDTFIEKDASVNEHIEQMRLSATKALLERRDVIVVASVSAIYGLGDPDLYLKMMLHLTRGMVIDQRSILRRLSELQYTRNDQAFQRGTFRVRGEVIDIFPAESDDYALRVELFDEEVERLSIFDPLTGQIESVIPRYTIYPKTHYVTPRERILQAMEEIKVELVDRKRVLLENNKLLEEQRITQRTQFDLEMMNELGYCSGIENYSRYLSGRGPGEAPPTLFDYLPADGLLVIDESHVTIPQIGGMYRGDRARKETLVEYGFRLPSALDNRPMKFEEFEALAPQTIYVSATPGNYELEKSGGEVIDQVVRPTGLLDPLIEVRPVGTQVDDLLSEIRKRAVINERVLVTVLTKRMAEDLTEYLEEHGERVRYLHSDIDTVERVEIIRDLRLGKFDVLVGINLLREGLDMPEVSLVAILDADKEGFLRSERSLIQTIGRAARNLNGKAILYGDKITPSMARAIGETERRREKQELHNKEQGIVPQGLNKKIADILELGQGINKTKTRGRGGKTSHPVVEDDSPYLAMTPQALQKKIHELESEMQQHAQNLEFEEAARVRDRLHEARELFIAAS; encoded by the coding sequence ATGAGCAAAGTCTTTAAACTCAACTCCGATTTCCAGCCAGCAGGTGACCAGCCTGAGGCTATTCGCCGTCTTGAAGAGGGGCTGGAGGATGGGCTGGCTCATCAAACCCTGCTGGGGGTGACCGGATCGGGCAAAACCTTCACCGTGGCCAATGTTATTGCCGATCTGAACCGCCCGACCATGGTGCTGGCACCTAACAAAACCCTCGCTGCGCAGCTTTACGGCGAGATGAAGGAGTTTTTCCCCGATAACGCGGTGGAGTATTTCGTCTCTTACTACGACTATTATCAGCCTGAGGCCTATGTGCCCAGCTCCGATACCTTTATTGAAAAAGACGCCTCGGTGAATGAGCACATTGAGCAGATGCGCCTGTCAGCGACCAAAGCGCTGCTGGAACGTCGCGACGTGATTGTGGTGGCGTCGGTGTCGGCCATTTACGGTCTGGGCGATCCCGATCTCTATCTCAAAATGATGCTGCATCTGACGCGGGGTATGGTTATCGACCAGCGCTCGATCCTGCGTCGGCTCTCCGAGTTGCAATATACCCGCAACGATCAGGCTTTCCAGCGCGGGACGTTCAGGGTACGCGGCGAGGTGATCGATATCTTCCCGGCGGAGTCCGATGACTATGCCCTGCGCGTAGAGCTGTTTGACGAAGAGGTGGAACGGCTGTCAATATTTGACCCGCTGACCGGGCAGATCGAATCGGTGATCCCACGCTATACCATCTATCCCAAAACGCACTATGTAACGCCGCGCGAGCGCATTTTGCAGGCGATGGAAGAGATTAAAGTGGAGCTGGTCGACCGTAAACGCGTTCTGCTGGAAAACAATAAGCTGCTGGAAGAGCAGCGCATCACCCAGCGTACCCAGTTCGACCTTGAAATGATGAACGAGCTGGGCTACTGCTCGGGGATCGAAAACTACTCGCGCTATCTCTCCGGGCGCGGTCCGGGCGAAGCGCCCCCGACCCTGTTTGACTACCTGCCTGCCGACGGGCTGCTGGTTATTGACGAATCACACGTCACCATTCCGCAGATCGGGGGGATGTATCGCGGTGACCGGGCGCGTAAAGAGACGCTGGTGGAGTATGGTTTCCGGCTGCCGTCCGCGCTGGATAACCGCCCAATGAAATTCGAAGAGTTTGAGGCGCTGGCACCGCAGACCATCTACGTCTCTGCCACGCCGGGTAATTATGAGCTGGAGAAATCGGGCGGTGAGGTGATCGACCAGGTGGTGCGTCCTACCGGGCTGCTCGATCCCCTGATTGAGGTGCGCCCGGTCGGTACCCAGGTTGACGACCTGCTGTCTGAAATCCGCAAGCGCGCCGTGATCAATGAGCGCGTGCTGGTGACGGTACTGACCAAAAGGATGGCGGAAGACCTAACCGAGTATCTCGAAGAGCACGGCGAGCGCGTTCGCTATCTGCACTCGGACATTGATACCGTGGAGCGCGTGGAAATTATCCGCGATCTGCGGCTGGGCAAGTTTGACGTGCTGGTGGGGATCAACCTGCTGAGGGAAGGGCTGGATATGCCGGAGGTGTCGCTGGTGGCGATACTGGATGCCGACAAAGAGGGCTTCCTGCGCTCCGAGCGTTCGCTGATCCAGACCATCGGCCGTGCCGCGCGAAACCTTAACGGTAAGGCAATTCTGTATGGCGATAAAATTACGCCCTCCATGGCGCGGGCGATTGGTGAAACCGAGCGTCGTCGGGAAAAGCAGGAGCTGCACAATAAGGAGCAGGGCATCGTACCCCAGGGTCTCAACAAGAAAATCGCCGATATTCTTGAGCTGGGGCAGGGCATTAACAAGACCAAAACCCGGGGGCGCGGCGGCAAAACCTCCCATCCTGTTGTTGAGGACGACAGCCCTTACCTGGCAATGACGCCGCAGGCGCTGCAGAAGAAGATCCACGAGCTGGAGTCGGAGATGCAGCAGCATGCGCAGAACCTGGAGTTCGAGGAGGCCGCGCGCGTACGCGATCGGCTACACGAGGCGCGCGAGCTCTTTATTGCGGCTTCCTAG
- the yvcK gene encoding uridine diphosphate-N-acetylglucosamine-binding protein YvcK: MRNRTLADLDRVVAIGGGHGLGRVMSALSPLGSRLTGIVTTTDNGGSTGRIRRDEGGIAWGDMRNCLNQLITEPSVASAMFEYRFAGNGELAGHNLGNLMLVALDNLSVRPIEAINLIRNLLKVDAFLIPMSEQPVDLEAIDEEGQRVHGETEIDRMCRPPRELMLSPAVTATREAVEAIAEADLILIGPGSFYTSLMPVLLMPDMAQALRRTPATMVFIGNLGKELSPAAAQLTLANKLAIMEEYIGKKVIDAVVVGPGTDTHNVTDRLIIQEPLEAADIRYRHDRQLLHIALEHAIQSIV, from the coding sequence ATGCGTAATCGCACATTGGCCGATCTCGATCGCGTGGTGGCTATCGGTGGCGGGCATGGTCTGGGTCGCGTGATGTCGGCGCTCTCCCCACTTGGATCGCGGCTCACTGGCATCGTCACCACCACCGATAATGGCGGTTCAACCGGGCGCATTCGTCGTGACGAAGGAGGCATTGCCTGGGGCGATATGCGTAACTGCCTGAATCAGCTGATTACCGAACCGAGCGTGGCCTCTGCCATGTTTGAGTATCGCTTTGCCGGAAACGGCGAGCTGGCCGGACATAACCTCGGTAACCTGATGTTGGTAGCCTTGGATAACCTCAGCGTGCGCCCGATTGAGGCCATTAATCTGATCCGCAATTTGCTTAAGGTAGATGCGTTTCTGATCCCCATGTCAGAGCAGCCGGTGGACCTGGAGGCCATTGATGAAGAGGGGCAACGGGTGCACGGCGAGACGGAAATCGATCGGATGTGTCGTCCCCCCCGCGAGCTGATGCTCTCTCCTGCGGTGACGGCCACCCGCGAAGCGGTTGAGGCCATCGCCGAGGCCGATCTTATCCTGATTGGGCCGGGCAGTTTTTACACCAGCCTGATGCCGGTACTGCTGATGCCCGATATGGCACAGGCGCTGCGCCGTACGCCAGCCACGATGGTATTTATCGGAAATCTGGGTAAAGAGCTGAGCCCTGCCGCCGCTCAGCTCACGCTGGCCAACAAGCTGGCAATTATGGAAGAGTACATCGGTAAAAAGGTCATTGATGCCGTTGTCGTCGGCCCCGGTACCGATACCCACAACGTCACCGATCGCCTGATTATCCAGGAGCCGCTTGAGGCGGCAGATATCCGCTACCGGCACGACCGACAGCTGCTCCACATTGCGCTGGAGCATGCTATTCAGTCGATTGTTTAA